A genomic region of Candidatus Pseudomonas phytovorans contains the following coding sequences:
- the glcC gene encoding transcriptional regulator GlcC, producing MENSHSGKQEKTQVADQVAERIERLIVDGVIKVGQALPSERRLMAKMGCSRSALREGLRVLRGRGIIDTEHGRGSFVADLSNTLATPPMMYLFSSQRRTLYDLLEVRALLEGESARLAALRATDVDRLLIRKRYEEMLAAHSAPQNHDPKEQATLDHAFHRAISEASHNPVLVHTLQGLSDLTLNTVFASVNNLYCRPPQKRQIDRQHSRLYHAVIEQLPEQAQRAARDHIHSIRDSLREIEEEEQRLVRSTMRLEGWH from the coding sequence ATGGAAAATTCGCACTCGGGCAAACAAGAAAAAACCCAAGTGGCAGACCAGGTCGCCGAACGTATTGAGCGGTTGATCGTGGATGGTGTGATCAAAGTAGGGCAGGCCCTGCCTTCCGAGCGCAGGCTCATGGCCAAAATGGGATGCTCACGTTCGGCATTGCGAGAAGGTCTACGGGTGTTGCGTGGTCGAGGTATCATCGATACGGAGCATGGGCGGGGCTCATTCGTTGCTGACCTTTCCAATACCTTGGCCACGCCACCGATGATGTACCTCTTCAGCTCTCAGCGTCGTACGCTGTATGACCTTCTGGAGGTACGGGCGCTACTTGAAGGTGAGTCGGCACGGCTCGCCGCGTTGCGAGCAACGGACGTGGATCGTTTGCTGATTCGCAAACGGTACGAGGAAATGCTGGCTGCTCACTCTGCCCCGCAAAACCATGACCCCAAAGAGCAGGCTACGCTCGACCATGCTTTCCATAGAGCAATCAGCGAAGCTTCTCACAACCCGGTGCTCGTCCATACGCTCCAGGGGTTGAGCGACCTGACCCTCAATACGGTTTTCGCGTCCGTGAATAACCTCTATTGCCGGCCTCCGCAAAAGCGGCAGATCGACAGGCAGCATTCTCGTCTTTATCACGCGGTAATTGAGCAACTTCCGGAGCAGGCTCAGCGTGCAGCACGCGACCATATCCACAGCATTAGGGACAGCCTGCGTGAAATCGAGGAAGAAGAGCAGAGGTTGGTGCGCTCGACGATGCGCCTGGAGGGATGGCACTGA
- the glcE gene encoding glycolate oxidase subunit GlcE, with product MQHDHDNSADLLEQVNYALNEDIPLRIQGSNSKHMLGGHVAGEVLDTRIHRGIVNYDPTELVITARAGTSLWEIEAALDHAGQMLPFEPPHFGPDATVGGMVASGLSGPRRPWAGAVRDYVLGVRVIIGNGKHLKFGGEVMKNVAGYDLSRLMAGSFGCLGVITEVSLKVLPKPRTCASLSLDMDPAQALANLARWGQQPIPISAACHDGSLLHLRIEGGEGSVRSALSMLGGESLENSYWRDLREHDTDFFKRQEGLWRISLPSNISPYILPGKQILDWGGAQRWLKTNEGAQVIREVVEQAGGHATCYAQGDDSLPRVSKALMKYQKNLKNQFDPQNIFNPGRISAEA from the coding sequence ATGCAGCACGATCATGACAACAGCGCGGATCTGCTGGAGCAGGTCAACTACGCGCTCAATGAGGATATCCCTCTACGCATTCAGGGAAGCAACAGTAAGCACATGCTGGGAGGGCACGTCGCGGGCGAAGTCCTCGATACCCGTATCCATCGCGGCATCGTTAACTATGATCCGACCGAGCTCGTCATCACTGCTCGCGCCGGTACTTCTCTATGGGAGATTGAAGCGGCGCTAGATCACGCTGGCCAGATGCTCCCATTCGAACCTCCTCATTTTGGCCCTGATGCCACAGTGGGCGGCATGGTTGCCAGCGGGCTCTCAGGGCCTCGCCGCCCTTGGGCCGGCGCCGTACGTGATTACGTCTTAGGCGTCCGGGTGATCATCGGGAACGGCAAACACCTGAAGTTTGGTGGCGAGGTCATGAAGAACGTAGCCGGCTACGACCTCTCCCGCCTCATGGCTGGCAGCTTTGGCTGCTTAGGTGTCATCACCGAGGTTTCGCTCAAAGTACTTCCCAAGCCGCGTACGTGTGCCAGCCTGTCGTTGGACATGGATCCTGCGCAAGCTCTGGCGAACCTCGCTCGCTGGGGACAACAACCGATTCCGATCAGCGCTGCATGCCACGATGGCTCTCTGCTGCACCTACGCATCGAGGGTGGCGAAGGTTCGGTGAGGTCGGCACTGAGCATGCTGGGCGGTGAGTCGCTGGAGAACAGCTACTGGCGAGACTTGCGCGAACATGACACCGATTTTTTCAAGAGGCAGGAAGGGCTGTGGCGTATCTCTCTGCCTAGCAATATTTCGCCTTACATCCTACCAGGGAAGCAAATACTGGACTGGGGCGGTGCTCAACGCTGGCTCAAGACTAACGAGGGTGCACAGGTGATCCGGGAAGTAGTCGAACAAGCGGGTGGGCATGCGACGTGTTACGCCCAAGGTGATGATTCCCTCCCTCGTGTATCGAAGGCGCTGATGAAGTATCAGAAGAATCTGAAGAACCAGTTCGACCCTCAGAACATCTTCAACCCTGGCCGCATCAGCGCGGAGGCATAG
- a CDS encoding 2-hydroxy-3-oxopropionate reductase → MAKIGFIGTGIMGRPMALNLQKAGHQIYVSTHHGSAPDDLISAGAVRLANPKEVAQEAEFIIVMVPDTPQVESVLFGENGVAEGISPNKLVIDMSSISPTATKAFAEKINATGASYLDAPVSGGEVGAKAGTLSIMVGGPQAAFDQAYPLFDVMGKNINRVGGNGDGQTAKVANQIIVALNIQAVSEALLFASKNGADPAKVREALMGGFASSKILEVHAERMIKGTFDPGFRINLHQKDLNLALQGAKELGLNLPNTSNAQQVFSTCVALGGGEWDHSALIKGLEHMANFSIRDKR, encoded by the coding sequence ATGGCTAAGATCGGCTTCATTGGCACCGGCATCATGGGTCGTCCCATGGCCTTGAACCTGCAAAAAGCAGGTCACCAGATTTACGTATCGACCCATCACGGCTCCGCACCGGATGACCTCATCAGCGCCGGCGCAGTCAGACTGGCTAACCCTAAAGAGGTTGCCCAGGAAGCAGAGTTCATCATCGTGATGGTTCCCGATACGCCCCAGGTCGAAAGCGTCCTGTTCGGCGAGAACGGTGTTGCAGAAGGGATCAGCCCTAACAAGCTCGTGATCGACATGAGCTCGATCTCTCCAACTGCTACCAAGGCATTCGCTGAAAAGATCAACGCCACAGGTGCAAGCTATCTCGACGCACCAGTATCGGGCGGTGAAGTCGGCGCGAAAGCCGGCACCCTGAGCATCATGGTCGGCGGCCCTCAAGCAGCATTCGACCAGGCGTATCCGCTCTTTGACGTAATGGGCAAAAACATCAATCGCGTCGGCGGCAACGGCGATGGCCAAACCGCTAAAGTGGCCAACCAGATCATCGTCGCGCTCAACATTCAGGCTGTCAGCGAAGCTTTGCTGTTTGCGTCCAAAAATGGCGCAGATCCAGCCAAGGTTCGCGAGGCGCTCATGGGCGGCTTCGCCTCATCGAAGATCTTGGAGGTTCATGCTGAGCGCATGATCAAAGGGACGTTCGACCCCGGTTTCCGCATCAACCTGCATCAGAAAGACCTCAACCTGGCTCTGCAAGGTGCCAAGGAACTGGGTCTGAATCTGCCTAACACCTCGAACGCACAGCAGGTCTTCAGCACCTGTGTTGCTTTGGGTGGTGGCGAGTGGGATCACTCAGCGTTGATCAAAGGCTTGGAGCATATGGCGAATTTCTCAATTCGCGATAAGCGCTAA
- the glcF gene encoding glycolate oxidase subunit GlcF, with translation MQTVLSPKAKELPRAEEAEKILRSCVHCGFCTATCPTYQLLGDELDGPRGRIYLIKQVLEGNEVTAKTQEHLDRCLTCRNCETTCPSGVQYHNLLDIGREVVEKAVPRSLAQRLLRTGIRTVIPRPSLFKALCSTGMVFRPLLPSSLKRKIPPLPEPPKERPRRHHKRKVLMLEGCVQPTLSPNTNAAAARVLDKFGISVVSAPEAGCCGAVDYHLNAQERGLERARRNIDSWWPAVQQGAEAIVQTASGCGAFVRDYGHLLEHDQEYAEKARIVSALTKDLAEVIRAESIENLNPSASQRIAFHCPCTLQHAQKLGGAVEDILTRFGFSLTSVPDGHLCCGSAGTYSITQPELSMRLRDQKLKALESGNPDEIVTANIGCQTHLSGARKKPVRHWIEIVEESLNPQPQPIESRPENMIPPFA, from the coding sequence ATGCAAACCGTACTTAGCCCAAAAGCCAAAGAGCTCCCCAGAGCAGAAGAGGCGGAGAAAATACTCCGTTCATGTGTGCACTGCGGATTCTGCACTGCTACATGCCCAACCTATCAGTTGCTCGGCGATGAACTCGACGGGCCGCGCGGTCGGATCTATCTGATTAAGCAAGTTCTCGAAGGCAATGAAGTAACCGCCAAAACACAGGAACACCTTGATCGGTGCCTGACGTGCAGGAACTGTGAAACGACCTGCCCATCGGGCGTTCAATACCACAACCTGCTAGATATCGGTCGTGAAGTGGTTGAGAAGGCGGTTCCACGCTCTCTTGCCCAGCGCCTGCTGAGAACCGGCATCAGGACGGTGATACCACGCCCAAGTTTGTTCAAGGCACTATGCTCGACTGGGATGGTTTTCAGACCCTTACTTCCAAGCAGCCTGAAGCGAAAAATCCCTCCGCTGCCCGAGCCGCCTAAAGAACGGCCTCGCCGGCACCATAAACGCAAGGTGCTGATGCTGGAGGGCTGCGTTCAACCCACGCTGTCCCCCAATACCAATGCAGCAGCTGCCCGGGTACTCGATAAATTTGGTATCTCGGTGGTAAGCGCGCCTGAAGCGGGTTGCTGCGGTGCTGTGGACTACCATCTGAATGCGCAAGAACGGGGCTTAGAACGTGCCCGGCGCAACATAGATAGCTGGTGGCCGGCAGTCCAGCAGGGCGCTGAGGCGATCGTGCAAACGGCCAGCGGATGTGGGGCATTCGTCCGTGATTATGGGCATTTGCTGGAGCACGACCAGGAATATGCCGAAAAAGCTCGAATTGTCAGTGCATTGACCAAAGACCTCGCTGAGGTGATCAGGGCCGAGTCGATTGAGAATTTGAACCCAAGCGCAAGTCAGCGCATCGCATTCCACTGCCCTTGCACGCTGCAGCACGCACAAAAATTAGGTGGCGCGGTGGAAGACATTCTCACTCGCTTTGGATTTTCATTGACCTCGGTACCCGATGGCCACCTGTGCTGCGGCTCAGCCGGTACCTACTCCATTACACAACCAGAACTATCAATGCGCCTGCGAGACCAGAAGCTCAAAGCGCTTGAAAGTGGCAATCCCGATGAGATCGTCACGGCCAACATCGGTTGTCAGACCCATCTCAGCGGAGCACGAAAAAAACCGGTTAGGCATTGGATTGAGATTGTTGAGGAAAGCTTAAATCCTCAACCTCAGCCTATCGAAAGCAGACCTGAAAATATGATACCCCCATTCGCCTAA
- the glcD gene encoding glycolate oxidase subunit GlcD, translating to MNILHDERVDGALPNIDKNQVLDQLSRAMPDLEILSSTEELTPYECDGLSAYRVMPLLVVIPTRIDQVQTILKTCYELRVPVVARGAGTGLSGGALPHERGILLVMARFNQIIEVNPLGRFARAQPGVRNLAISQASASHGLYYAPDPSSQIACSIGGNVAENAGGVHCLKYGLTVNNILKVEILTIEGEPLTLGSDALDSPGFDLLALFTGSEGMLGVITEVTVKLLPKPQVARVLLASFDCVKKAGAAVADIIAAGIIPGGLEMMDNLSIRASEDFIHAGYPVDAAAMLLCELDGVEADVQEDCDRVKTLLELAGATEVRLAKDEAERVRFWAGRKNAFPAVGRISPDYYCMDGTIPRRELPRVLNGIEELSNTYGLRVANVFHAGDGNMHPLILFDANQEGELERAEALGGKILELCVEVGGSITGEHGVGREKINQMCAQFNGDEITLMHAVKHAFDKHGLLNPGKNIPTLNRCAEFGSMHIHHGNLPFPELERF from the coding sequence ATGAACATTCTCCATGATGAGCGTGTCGATGGTGCGTTGCCCAACATCGACAAAAATCAGGTGCTCGACCAGCTGTCCAGAGCCATGCCTGACCTCGAAATACTCTCCTCAACCGAGGAGCTCACACCTTACGAATGCGACGGCCTATCGGCCTATCGAGTCATGCCTTTGCTGGTCGTGATCCCGACCAGGATCGATCAAGTTCAGACCATTCTGAAAACTTGCTATGAGCTACGTGTGCCCGTCGTAGCGCGTGGGGCAGGTACCGGTCTATCGGGCGGTGCATTGCCACATGAGCGAGGCATCCTACTCGTGATGGCTCGCTTCAACCAAATTATCGAAGTGAATCCTCTTGGGCGTTTTGCGAGGGCACAGCCGGGTGTGCGCAATCTGGCCATCTCTCAAGCCTCCGCATCCCATGGTCTCTACTACGCTCCCGATCCTTCATCACAGATCGCTTGCTCCATCGGCGGCAACGTCGCTGAAAACGCAGGTGGCGTGCATTGCCTAAAATACGGATTGACCGTCAATAACATTCTCAAGGTCGAGATACTAACAATCGAGGGTGAACCCCTGACGCTAGGCAGCGATGCCTTGGACAGCCCGGGCTTTGACTTGCTGGCACTGTTCACAGGCTCGGAGGGTATGCTCGGCGTTATCACAGAAGTGACCGTGAAACTGCTCCCCAAACCGCAGGTCGCTCGAGTGCTGCTGGCAAGCTTCGACTGCGTAAAAAAGGCGGGCGCGGCAGTGGCGGACATCATCGCCGCTGGAATTATTCCTGGCGGTTTGGAGATGATGGACAACCTCTCTATCCGGGCCAGCGAGGATTTCATACACGCAGGCTACCCTGTAGACGCTGCTGCCATGCTGCTCTGCGAACTGGATGGAGTAGAAGCCGATGTCCAGGAAGATTGCGACCGAGTAAAAACCCTCCTGGAGCTAGCCGGCGCGACCGAAGTGCGCCTGGCTAAGGATGAGGCAGAGCGCGTGCGCTTCTGGGCAGGTCGAAAAAACGCATTTCCAGCTGTGGGGCGCATCTCCCCCGATTACTACTGCATGGACGGAACGATCCCTCGCCGTGAACTTCCACGAGTTCTCAATGGAATCGAGGAGCTTTCCAATACCTATGGGCTGCGCGTTGCAAATGTGTTCCATGCAGGAGACGGCAATATGCATCCGCTGATCCTCTTCGATGCCAACCAAGAGGGTGAGCTGGAACGCGCCGAAGCGTTAGGCGGAAAGATTCTTGAGCTATGCGTGGAGGTAGGCGGCAGCATCACCGGTGAACACGGGGTTGGCCGAGAAAAAATCAATCAGATGTGCGCTCAATTCAATGGGGACGAGATCACCCTGATGCACGCGGTGAAGCACGCCTTTGATAAGCATGGCCTGCTCAACCCAGGGAAGAACATTCCAACACTCAATCGATGTGCTGAGTTCGGCTCGATGCACATCCACCACGGCAACCTGCCCTTCCCTGAGTTGGAGCGCTTCTGA
- a CDS encoding MFS transporter: MSIFKSQKALVELALILGVFSLCTGEFAVMGLLSNLSTAFAKPETTVAHLISAYALGVVIGAPIMVLVGVYLKKRNLILFLLGIYTVSNALSLLAPNYETLLLSRLIAGFPHAAYFGVAATIAASMAPFNKRGKAVSRILMGVTAAILIGAPGATFLGQAMGWRWVFGSITLLSVMSLILLYRHAPEVEQEARMNFRNEIASFKSTQVWLALAIGAIGFSGMFGVYSYLAPTVLHVTKLGENWIAPMLAVFGVGTMIGNYAGGWLYDKYKFVAVNQVMIFSVVVLFAFPLLSQSVTGIIFGALMLGCMVALTPALQMRLMDISKHGQSLVAASNHAALNFANALGPWICGQAINAGWGWTSTGYVGAAMAVAGCLIYSLARLLEKRSNVVSG; encoded by the coding sequence TTGTCGATATTCAAAAGCCAGAAGGCGCTTGTAGAGCTCGCCCTTATCCTCGGCGTGTTCTCGTTATGCACCGGTGAGTTCGCCGTTATGGGACTGCTGTCAAACCTATCCACGGCCTTCGCTAAGCCTGAAACAACTGTCGCCCATCTGATCAGTGCCTACGCACTCGGTGTAGTGATTGGTGCTCCCATCATGGTGCTGGTTGGCGTATACCTCAAAAAACGTAATCTGATCCTGTTCCTGCTGGGCATTTACACCGTATCGAACGCGCTCAGCCTGCTCGCGCCAAATTACGAGACACTGCTGCTCTCGCGCCTTATCGCAGGATTCCCCCACGCAGCCTATTTCGGTGTAGCTGCGACGATTGCGGCATCCATGGCTCCTTTCAACAAGCGTGGCAAGGCAGTCAGCAGGATTCTGATGGGGGTCACAGCAGCGATTCTTATAGGCGCACCAGGTGCCACATTCCTCGGGCAAGCCATGGGCTGGCGGTGGGTATTCGGCAGCATTACCCTCCTCAGCGTAATGAGCTTGATACTGCTGTATCGTCATGCCCCTGAGGTGGAACAAGAGGCTCGGATGAATTTCCGGAATGAGATCGCCTCGTTCAAAAGCACCCAGGTTTGGCTCGCACTGGCCATCGGCGCCATTGGTTTCTCCGGCATGTTCGGTGTCTACAGCTATCTGGCTCCTACCGTGCTCCATGTGACCAAATTGGGCGAAAACTGGATTGCACCAATGCTCGCAGTTTTCGGTGTGGGCACCATGATCGGTAATTATGCCGGTGGCTGGCTATACGATAAGTACAAATTCGTCGCCGTGAATCAGGTGATGATTTTCAGCGTTGTAGTTCTATTCGCCTTCCCACTGCTGTCCCAGTCTGTAACCGGCATTATCTTCGGTGCACTCATGCTGGGCTGCATGGTTGCACTGACGCCTGCCCTGCAGATGCGACTCATGGACATCAGCAAGCATGGCCAGTCATTGGTAGCGGCATCGAACCATGCAGCGCTCAATTTCGCCAACGCCTTAGGGCCTTGGATCTGCGGTCAGGCGATCAATGCGGGATGGGGATGGACTTCAACGGGCTACGTGGGCGCAGCTATGGCGGTTGCAGGATGCCTCATTTACTCGCTAGCACGACTGCTAGAAAAGCGATCCAATGTGGTCTCTGGTTAA
- a CDS encoding TetR/AcrR family transcriptional regulator: MRSTQYTVNMLERLKGYLNTFDWNELTKSKQVILESFLRVATLEGISNVSMRSLASAAGVKPPTIYFHFPEGREQILCAALRWHYNNFAQALCDAVQECRTPEDYWSALITFHVSQQLRRPENDMWDALIATDRIAKVLPEALRSEVDDWEDFCDHMYFAVAQDLVGADCPRNARALRKLVDTIGAWWHWDGSEEDLDRAVGYVLNASEKLMR; the protein is encoded by the coding sequence ATGCGTAGCACTCAATATACTGTGAATATGCTAGAACGTCTCAAGGGTTACCTGAATACGTTCGACTGGAATGAGTTAACAAAAAGTAAGCAGGTTATCCTGGAGTCCTTCCTTAGAGTTGCTACGCTTGAGGGCATTTCTAATGTTTCCATGCGAAGTTTGGCTAGCGCAGCTGGCGTGAAACCTCCGACTATCTATTTCCACTTCCCTGAGGGGCGAGAGCAGATACTTTGTGCCGCGTTAAGGTGGCATTATAATAATTTCGCGCAAGCTTTGTGTGATGCAGTGCAAGAGTGCCGAACCCCTGAGGACTATTGGTCTGCACTGATCACGTTTCATGTTTCTCAACAATTGCGGCGCCCTGAGAACGATATGTGGGACGCGCTGATAGCGACTGATAGAATTGCTAAAGTTTTACCAGAAGCTCTTCGGTCTGAAGTCGACGATTGGGAAGATTTTTGTGATCACATGTATTTTGCCGTTGCGCAGGATCTGGTGGGCGCAGACTGTCCTAGAAACGCTCGCGCGCTGCGAAAGCTTGTAGATACTATAGGTGCCTGGTGGCACTGGGATGGAAGTGAAGAGGATTTAGATCGTGCGGTCGGCTATGTCTTAAATGCTTCTGAAAAGCTAATGAGGTAG